A section of the Bradyrhizobium oligotrophicum S58 genome encodes:
- a CDS encoding NIPSNAP family protein: protein MTITVFIRYRIDPHQRDVFEAYAKRWLSIIPRCGGDLIGYFMPHEGTNDVAYGLISFDSLAAYERYRAILRGDAEGRANFALAEEHKLILGEERTFLRNVVAAQ, encoded by the coding sequence ATGACCATCACCGTCTTCATCCGCTATCGCATCGATCCGCATCAGCGCGACGTGTTCGAAGCCTACGCCAAGCGCTGGCTGTCGATCATTCCGCGCTGTGGCGGCGACCTGATCGGCTATTTCATGCCCCACGAAGGCACCAACGACGTCGCCTACGGCCTGATTTCCTTCGACAGTCTTGCCGCTTACGAGCGTTATCGCGCGATCCTGCGCGGCGATGCCGAGGGCCGGGCGAACTTCGCGCTGGCCGAGGAACACAAGCTCATCCTGGGCGAAGAGCGAACATTTTTGCGTAACGTCGTGGCGGCGCAATGA
- a CDS encoding alpha/beta hydrolase, producing the protein MIRPAKWSCRVVMRICLALMVSAVAAQAAFADETVTVGGSRVALIRPKAVRASVILLPGGDGAINVGDRGDIHGLLGNQLVRTRNAYAARGLAVMVADANTDLKAAVDYMAAIRRPVTVIGTSRGTLRAAEGIARGARPDALVLTSGFLSPESGSSSNVMSILGSSSALPRTLVIHHTSDGCKFTLPAGVDPFIKWSGGRARVKWLSGGAEEGDPCQARGHHGFNGLDGQVVGLAAGFR; encoded by the coding sequence ATGATCAGACCGGCGAAATGGTCGTGTCGCGTAGTGATGCGCATCTGTCTGGCCTTGATGGTGTCGGCTGTCGCAGCCCAAGCCGCCTTTGCCGATGAGACCGTGACGGTCGGCGGCTCGCGCGTGGCGCTGATCAGGCCGAAGGCCGTACGCGCCAGCGTGATCCTGCTGCCGGGCGGCGACGGCGCCATCAATGTCGGCGATCGCGGCGACATTCACGGCCTGCTCGGCAACCAGCTGGTGCGCACGCGTAACGCCTATGCCGCGCGCGGGCTCGCGGTGATGGTGGCGGACGCCAACACCGACCTGAAGGCGGCGGTCGATTACATGGCCGCGATCAGGCGGCCGGTGACGGTGATCGGCACCAGCCGCGGCACGCTGCGTGCCGCCGAGGGGATCGCGCGCGGCGCCCGGCCGGATGCGCTGGTGTTGACCTCGGGCTTCCTCAGCCCGGAATCCGGCAGCTCGTCGAACGTGATGTCGATCCTCGGCTCGTCGTCGGCCCTGCCGCGCACGCTCGTCATTCACCACACCAGTGACGGCTGCAAATTCACGCTGCCGGCGGGCGTCGATCCGTTCATCAAATGGTCGGGCGGCCGCGCGCGCGTGAAGTGGCTGTCGGGTGGCGCGGAAGAGGGAGATCCCTGTCAGGCACGCGGCCACCATGGCTTCAACGGGCTCGACGGCCAGGTCGTCGGTCTGGCCGCAGGCTTTCGCTGA
- a CDS encoding twin-arginine translocation signal domain-containing protein, translating into MERRNFLKLALGLGCAAAAGAVLRTTDSIAAPLSPSPLTEAAPSAADQPVDRVVTSQDEADRLAPEQVRWGHHGHHHGHGHHWGWRRRHWGWRHHHRHWHRHWHRRHYW; encoded by the coding sequence ATGGAACGACGGAATTTCCTCAAGCTCGCATTGGGGCTTGGCTGTGCGGCGGCGGCAGGTGCGGTGCTCCGCACCACCGATTCGATCGCTGCTCCACTCTCGCCGTCGCCGCTGACCGAAGCGGCGCCTTCGGCTGCAGATCAGCCGGTCGATCGCGTGGTCACCTCGCAGGACGAGGCCGATCGGCTCGCCCCGGAGCAGGTGCGGTGGGGGCATCACGGGCATCATCACGGCCACGGCCACCACTGGGGCTGGCGCCGCCGCCATTGGGGCTGGCGTCACCATCATCGCCACTGGCATCGGCATTGGCATCGCCGTCACTACTGGTGA
- a CDS encoding ArsR/SmtB family transcription factor has translation MKSGPDIAMVAALVGDPARANMLTALLSGRALTATELAQEAGVTPQTASSHLSKLEGGGLVEPEKQGRHRYYRLADPDVADVLEKLAGLAARAGHMRVRTGPKEPELRRARICYDHLAGDLGVQMLDSMVSQKLVRRRKQEIVLTQDGEHFLARHLRISPEMLAHPRRPVCKACLDWSARRHHLAGTLGATLMKRFTELKWAARDATPGSRVVNFSRAGEKHFAALFGPAGD, from the coding sequence ATGAAATCTGGCCCAGACATCGCGATGGTCGCCGCGCTGGTCGGCGATCCCGCCCGCGCCAACATGCTGACCGCCCTGCTCTCGGGCCGTGCGCTGACCGCGACCGAGCTCGCGCAGGAGGCCGGCGTGACGCCGCAGACCGCAAGCTCGCACCTTTCCAAGCTCGAAGGCGGCGGCCTGGTCGAGCCGGAGAAGCAGGGCCGTCACCGCTACTACCGGCTCGCCGATCCCGATGTCGCCGACGTGCTGGAGAAGCTCGCCGGACTCGCGGCGCGCGCCGGCCACATGCGGGTGCGCACCGGGCCGAAGGAGCCGGAGCTGCGCCGCGCGCGCATCTGCTACGACCACCTCGCCGGTGATCTCGGCGTGCAGATGCTTGACAGCATGGTCAGCCAGAAGCTGGTCCGCCGGCGCAAGCAGGAGATCGTGCTCACCCAGGACGGCGAGCACTTCCTGGCGCGGCACCTGCGGATTTCGCCGGAAATGCTGGCGCATCCCCGCCGTCCGGTCTGCAAGGCCTGTCTCGACTGGAGCGCGCGGCGGCACCATCTCGCCGGCACGCTGGGCGCGACCTTGATGAAGCGCTTCACCGAGCTGAAATGGGCGGCGCGCGATGCCACGCCAGGCAGCCGCGTGGTGAATTTCAGCCGCGCCGGCGAGAAGCATTTCGCCGCGCTGTTCGGGCCGGCGGGCGACTGA
- a CDS encoding alpha/beta fold hydrolase, whose translation MSRFAAALCAALLAFAPIVAPATEAPREPYGINLEGFAYPYPVSLLPLVNDGEQLRMAYMDVAPTQPNGRTVLLLHGRNFPSSYWAPVIKTLTDAGFRVVVPDQIGFGKSSKPTGELHFDTLARNTMALLDHLGIAKAEIVAHSMGGMLAVRIARAYPDRIAHLVLTAPIGLEDYRLYVPPIPSEKIMESEERLTADGYRKQLETNYALKLPPDQVTPFIDARFNLKGSADYSRWLKSFVSSYQMIYREPVVHEIPLLTQPTLFIMGADDHNAPGRPNAPEAVRAKMGQNAELATSLASRMREARAEVIANAGHLVFLDAPDKYNALLLGFLGR comes from the coding sequence ATGTCCCGTTTCGCTGCCGCCCTCTGTGCCGCCCTGCTCGCTTTCGCGCCGATTGTCGCTCCGGCGACGGAGGCGCCGCGCGAGCCCTATGGCATCAATCTCGAGGGTTTTGCCTATCCCTATCCGGTCAGCCTGCTGCCCCTGGTCAATGACGGCGAGCAGCTGCGCATGGCCTATATGGATGTCGCGCCGACGCAGCCGAACGGCCGCACTGTGCTGCTGCTGCACGGCCGCAACTTTCCGTCGAGCTACTGGGCGCCTGTGATCAAGACACTCACCGACGCCGGCTTCCGCGTCGTGGTGCCCGATCAGATCGGCTTCGGCAAATCATCCAAGCCCACGGGCGAGCTGCATTTCGACACGCTGGCGCGCAACACGATGGCGCTGCTCGATCACCTCGGCATCGCCAAGGCGGAGATCGTTGCGCATTCGATGGGCGGCATGCTCGCCGTGCGCATCGCCCGCGCCTACCCCGATCGCATCGCCCATCTCGTGCTGACCGCTCCGATCGGGCTCGAGGACTACAGGCTCTACGTGCCGCCGATCCCGTCCGAGAAGATCATGGAGAGCGAGGAGCGGCTCACCGCGGACGGCTATCGGAAGCAGCTGGAGACCAACTACGCGCTGAAACTGCCGCCCGACCAGGTCACGCCCTTCATCGATGCGCGCTTCAACCTCAAGGGCAGCGCCGACTATTCGCGCTGGCTGAAGAGCTTCGTCAGCTCCTATCAGATGATCTATCGCGAGCCGGTGGTGCACGAGATTCCGCTGCTGACGCAGCCGACGCTGTTCATCATGGGCGCCGACGATCACAACGCGCCGGGACGGCCGAACGCGCCGGAGGCCGTGAGGGCGAAGATGGGCCAGAATGCCGAGCTGGCGACGAGCCTCGCCAGCCGAATGCGCGAGGCGCGCGCCGAGGTGATCGCCAATGCGGGCCACCTCGTCTTCCTCGACGCGCCGGACAAATACAACGCGCTGCTGCTGGGCTTCCTCGGCAGGTAA
- a CDS encoding DUF4260 domain-containing protein, whose product MDMAAQPDLVTEPLGASRGAVMGGVRLLLRLEGLVLAAAAVAFYAHQGGSWWLFAALFLAPDVSFAAYLAGPRLGAVVYNAVHSTLAPAALLAIGLAAGQPLVVEIATIWLAHIGVDRLAGYGLKYVDGFGFTHLGRIGRDAAR is encoded by the coding sequence ATGGATATGGCCGCTCAACCGGATCTGGTCACTGAGCCCTTGGGCGCATCCCGAGGCGCCGTCATGGGTGGCGTGCGCCTGCTGTTGCGGCTCGAAGGGCTGGTTCTGGCGGCCGCAGCCGTCGCCTTCTACGCCCACCAGGGCGGCTCGTGGTGGCTGTTCGCGGCGCTGTTCCTGGCCCCGGACGTCAGCTTCGCCGCCTATCTCGCCGGACCGCGCCTCGGCGCCGTGGTCTACAACGCCGTCCACAGCACGCTCGCGCCCGCCGCCCTACTGGCGATCGGGCTTGCGGCCGGACAGCCGCTCGTCGTCGAGATCGCCACGATCTGGCTCGCCCACATCGGCGTCGACCGGCTGGCCGGCTACGGCCTGAAATACGTCGACGGCTTCGGCTTCACCCATCTCGGCCGGATCGGGCGCGACGCGGCGCGGTGA
- a CDS encoding isocitrate lyase/PEP mutase family protein — translation MTVTIADKRAAFRKLHEAGCFVLPNPFDVGTAKMLQHAGFKAIASTSAGFAWSVGKADTKVELDEVLAHLTALSAAVDIPLNADFEGGFADAPEGVAANVTRAVATGVAGLSIEDSTGDKADPLYERELAIARIRAARHAIDASGGDVLLTGRCEAFLWGKPDLNLVTDRLAAYADAGADCLYAPGIKSIEEITAVVKAVAPKPVNLLIGASGLSLSQATELGVRRISVGGSLARMAWAGFMRAAKEMAEQGTFSELANGYPGGELNKIFG, via the coding sequence ATGACGGTGACGATTGCGGACAAGCGCGCGGCCTTTCGCAAGTTGCACGAAGCCGGCTGCTTCGTGCTGCCGAATCCGTTCGACGTCGGCACGGCGAAGATGCTGCAGCATGCAGGCTTCAAGGCGATCGCCTCGACCAGCGCCGGCTTCGCCTGGTCGGTCGGCAAGGCAGACACCAAGGTCGAACTGGATGAGGTGCTCGCCCATCTGACGGCGCTCAGCGCCGCCGTCGATATTCCCTTGAATGCCGATTTCGAAGGCGGCTTCGCGGATGCGCCGGAGGGCGTGGCGGCCAACGTCACGCGCGCGGTCGCGACCGGCGTCGCCGGTCTGTCGATCGAGGACTCAACGGGCGACAAGGCTGATCCGCTCTATGAACGCGAACTTGCCATCGCGCGTATCCGCGCTGCGCGCCATGCGATCGATGCGAGCGGCGGCGACGTGCTGCTGACCGGCCGCTGCGAGGCGTTTCTCTGGGGCAAGCCCGACCTCAATCTCGTGACCGACCGCCTCGCAGCCTATGCCGACGCCGGTGCGGATTGTCTCTACGCGCCCGGGATCAAGTCGATCGAGGAGATCACGGCCGTGGTCAAAGCCGTCGCGCCGAAGCCGGTCAACCTGCTGATCGGTGCGTCCGGTCTCTCGCTGAGCCAGGCCACGGAGCTCGGCGTGCGCCGCATCAGCGTCGGCGGTTCGCTGGCGCGGATGGCATGGGCGGGTTTCATGCGGGCAGCCAAGGAAATGGCCGAGCAGGGCACCTTCAGCGAGTTGGCCAACGGCTATCCCGGCGGCGAACTGAACAAGATCTTCGGGTGA
- a CDS encoding dienelactone hydrolase family protein, translated as MLAAFGAGLGSTAQAQGIPKDVPARVEMYPIPSLTLSDRQFLSGDDNGKPVTVAGELRVAQGSGRLPVVVLMHGSGGVGANIAAWTRTFNAMGISTFVIDGFTGRGITATSTNQAQLGRLNLILDIYHSLDVLAKHPRVDPDRIVLMGFSRGGQAALYASLERFHKRWNHSGLQFAAYIPFYPDCATTYVGDTDVVARPIRIFHGGPDDYNPVRTCKGFVERLKAVGRDVELTEYPDSPHGFDLGLLGANMVAVATKAQTVRNCRIKEADGGVLVNADTQQPFTYQDACVELDPHVGGNPATAEAARQAVTDFLRTLLKLS; from the coding sequence ATGCTTGCTGCATTCGGCGCCGGCCTCGGCAGCACCGCCCAAGCGCAGGGCATCCCGAAGGACGTGCCGGCCCGGGTCGAGATGTATCCGATCCCCTCGCTCACTTTGTCCGATCGGCAATTCCTGTCAGGTGACGACAATGGCAAGCCGGTCACAGTCGCCGGCGAGCTGCGCGTCGCACAGGGCAGCGGCAGGCTGCCGGTGGTGGTGCTGATGCACGGCTCGGGCGGCGTCGGCGCCAACATCGCGGCGTGGACGCGGACGTTCAACGCGATGGGCATCTCGACCTTCGTGATCGACGGCTTCACCGGGCGCGGCATCACCGCGACCAGCACCAACCAGGCGCAGCTCGGCCGGCTCAATCTGATCCTGGACATCTACCATTCGCTCGACGTGCTGGCGAAGCACCCGCGGGTCGACCCCGACCGCATCGTGCTGATGGGGTTTTCGCGCGGCGGACAGGCGGCGCTGTATGCGAGCCTCGAGCGCTTCCACAAGCGCTGGAATCATTCCGGGTTGCAGTTCGCCGCCTACATCCCGTTCTATCCGGACTGCGCCACGACCTATGTCGGCGACACCGATGTCGTCGCGCGTCCGATCCGGATCTTCCACGGCGGTCCGGACGACTACAATCCGGTGCGGACCTGCAAGGGCTTCGTCGAGCGGCTGAAGGCTGTGGGACGCGATGTCGAGCTGACCGAATATCCGGACTCGCCGCACGGCTTCGATCTCGGCCTGCTGGGCGCCAACATGGTTGCGGTGGCGACCAAGGCGCAGACCGTGCGCAACTGCCGCATCAAGGAAGCTGACGGCGGTGTGCTGGTGAATGCCGATACGCAGCAGCCCTTCACCTATCAGGATGCGTGCGTCGAGCTCGACCCGCATGTCGGCGGCAATCCGGCGACGGCCGAAGCTGCGCGCCAGGCTGTAACGGATTTCCTGCGCACGCTGCTCAAGTTGTCGTGA
- a CDS encoding acyl-CoA carboxylase subunit beta, whose protein sequence is MKDILDTLEERRAGAKLGGGEKRIEAQHARGKLTARERIELLLDKGSFEEFDMFVEHRSTEFGMEKTKVPGDGVVTGWGTVNGRKTFVFAKDFTVFGGSLSETHALKITKLQDMAMKARAPIIGLYDAGGARIQEGVAALAGYSYVFRRNVLASGVIPQISVIMGPCAGGDVYSPAMTDFIFMVKNTSYMFVTGPDVVKTVTNEVVTAEELGGASVHATRSSIADGAFDNDVETLLQMRRLIDFLPANNSDGVPEWPSFDDIERVDMSLDTLIPDNPNKPYDMKELILKVVDEGDFFEIADLFAKNIVTGFGRIAGRTVGFVANQPMVLAGVLDSDASRKAARFVRFCDAFNIPIVTFVDVPGFLPGTAQEYGGLIKHGAKLLFAYSQCTVPLVTVITRKAYGGAFDVMASKEIGADMNYAWPTAQIAVMGAKGAVEIIFRADLADPDKIAARTKEYEDRFLSPFIAAERGYIDDVIMPHSTRRRIARALAMLRDKKMEMPAKKHDNLPL, encoded by the coding sequence ATGAAGGACATCCTGGACACCCTCGAAGAGCGGCGCGCGGGCGCCAAGCTCGGCGGCGGCGAGAAGCGCATCGAGGCGCAGCACGCCCGCGGCAAGCTGACCGCCCGCGAGCGCATCGAGCTGCTGCTCGACAAGGGCTCTTTCGAGGAGTTCGACATGTTCGTCGAGCACCGCTCCACCGAGTTCGGGATGGAGAAGACCAAGGTCCCCGGCGACGGCGTCGTCACCGGCTGGGGTACCGTCAACGGCCGCAAGACTTTTGTGTTCGCCAAGGATTTTACGGTGTTCGGCGGCTCGCTGTCGGAGACGCACGCGCTGAAGATCACCAAGCTGCAGGACATGGCGATGAAGGCGCGCGCGCCGATCATCGGCCTCTATGATGCCGGCGGCGCCCGCATCCAGGAGGGCGTCGCGGCGCTCGCCGGCTATTCCTACGTCTTCCGCCGCAACGTGCTGGCGTCCGGCGTGATCCCGCAGATCTCCGTTATCATGGGCCCCTGCGCCGGCGGCGACGTCTATTCGCCGGCCATGACCGACTTCATCTTCATGGTGAAGAACACCAGCTACATGTTCGTGACCGGTCCCGACGTGGTGAAGACCGTCACCAACGAGGTCGTCACCGCCGAGGAGCTCGGCGGCGCCTCGGTGCATGCGACGCGCTCCTCGATCGCCGACGGCGCCTTCGACAACGACGTCGAGACCTTGCTGCAGATGCGCCGTCTGATCGACTTCCTGCCGGCGAACAATTCCGATGGCGTGCCGGAATGGCCGAGCTTCGACGACATCGAGCGCGTCGACATGTCCTTGGACACGCTCATCCCCGACAATCCGAACAAGCCCTACGACATGAAGGAGCTGATCCTGAAGGTCGTCGACGAGGGCGACTTCTTCGAGATCGCGGACCTGTTTGCCAAGAACATCGTCACCGGCTTCGGCCGCATTGCGGGGCGCACCGTCGGCTTCGTCGCCAACCAGCCGATGGTACTGGCCGGCGTGCTCGACAGCGACGCCTCGCGCAAGGCGGCGCGTTTCGTCCGCTTCTGCGACGCCTTCAACATCCCGATCGTCACCTTTGTCGACGTGCCGGGCTTCCTGCCGGGCACCGCGCAGGAATATGGCGGCCTGATCAAGCACGGCGCGAAGCTGCTGTTCGCGTACTCGCAATGCACCGTGCCGCTGGTGACGGTGATCACGCGCAAGGCCTATGGCGGCGCCTTCGACGTCATGGCCTCCAAGGAGATCGGCGCCGACATGAACTACGCCTGGCCGACGGCGCAAATCGCGGTCATGGGCGCCAAGGGCGCGGTCGAGATCATCTTCCGCGCCGACCTGGCGGACCCCGACAAGATCGCCGCGCGCACGAAGGAATACGAGGACCGCTTCCTGTCGCCGTTCATCGCCGCCGAGCGCGGCTATATCGACGACGTCATCATGCCGCACTCCACCCGCCGCCGCATCGCCCGTGCGCTGGCGATGCTCAGGGACAAGAAGATGGAGATGCCGGCGAAGAAGCACGACAATCTGCCATTGTAG
- a CDS encoding trimeric intracellular cation channel family protein, translating into MWNLPPGDSVLHLLSWVALAAQAMTAALAAGRRSMDWMGVCLLGAITALGGGTLRDVLLGHYPLAWVERPSYLLLTVLAPFVTIAMARWVHRLTTAFLVLDAVGLVVFTMTGCDIAGQMNVPFGIVIVAGMITGCAGGVLRDILCNDVPLLFRAELYASVSLLTGLIYASGPLLGLGSELWTALTFALGLSFRLLAIRYKWNMPRFVFTGEERG; encoded by the coding sequence ATGTGGAACCTGCCGCCGGGTGACAGCGTGTTGCATCTGTTGTCGTGGGTGGCGTTGGCGGCGCAGGCCATGACCGCGGCACTTGCGGCCGGACGCCGCAGCATGGACTGGATGGGCGTCTGCCTGCTCGGCGCGATCACGGCGCTTGGCGGCGGCACCCTGCGCGACGTCTTGCTCGGTCACTATCCGCTGGCCTGGGTCGAGCGTCCGTCTTACCTGCTGCTCACCGTGCTGGCGCCGTTCGTCACCATCGCGATGGCGCGCTGGGTTCACAGGCTGACGACGGCATTCCTGGTCCTCGATGCCGTTGGCCTGGTCGTGTTCACGATGACGGGCTGTGACATCGCCGGGCAGATGAATGTGCCGTTCGGGATCGTCATCGTCGCCGGGATGATCACGGGCTGCGCCGGGGGCGTGCTGCGCGACATCCTCTGCAACGACGTGCCGCTGCTGTTTCGTGCCGAGCTCTACGCCAGCGTGTCGCTCCTGACCGGCCTGATCTATGCGAGCGGCCCCTTGCTCGGCCTGGGCAGCGAATTGTGGACAGCGCTGACCTTCGCGCTCGGGCTGTCGTTCCGGCTGCTCGCCATCCGTTACAAGTGGAATATGCCGCGCTTCGTCTTCACCGGCGAGGAGCGGGGTTGA